In Alosa sapidissima isolate fAloSap1 chromosome 11, fAloSap1.pri, whole genome shotgun sequence, a single window of DNA contains:
- the LOC121723730 gene encoding uncharacterized protein LOC121723730 isoform X39 — MACHVTGRSAYPDNWRSVVGQRSPGQWHQGDCGSPQYYKVDPKDCRGFLGVQDNNDPPKSEVMAFLKGKALECLRDLSVEDRCSAYLCWQLTALLCQMNGNVTGNDIAELLLCKETAKLRQEEESTVYDLVDIDGKAKRRAKGTLSVKAVDVSKPGDWSAASQRFRQLLCAGRAKEALEYAVQKALWGHAFRLASRMGTTELQRVVARFADSMEEGDPLRTLYQIESGRIPDVATRCGENWYTHLASVLTAVCPKDLRITTAKMMGESLRSKGMMEASHFCFVAAQIQVGTLYKVPLKVEIDPDQRTPLVLEATKVPLAFKKEVTAAKAEDPTLADMEASVPISAGPAQVPIPAPMTITVPLGKVKQSYADHYHLNNETGQCIKTTLSAQEVKAVSPAPDVEAAQSQSLIEQKLLKPAADSVTGTPSLRGVNTVDPGKMEAVSPPVTAAFTKDDAPSFKQERAATAEDPPLADMEASMPASAGPAQVPIPAPMTITVPLGKVKQSYADHDHLNRPRGRYVDVFATSELTVQVAPPNMLDLMAPMAIPDLIEHQDETGQCIKTTLSAQEVMAVSPAPDVEAAQSQPLIEQKLLEPAADSVTGTPSLRGVNTVDPGKMEAVSPPVTAASTKDDAPSFKQEVMVATAEVPPLAYMEASVPISAGPAQVPIPAPMTITITLGKVKQSYADHYHLNNETGQCIKTTLPSQEVKAVSPALDVEAAQSQPLIEQKLLEPAADSVTGTPSLRGVNTVDPGKMEAVSPPVTAASTKDDAPSFKQEVMVATAEVPPLAYMEASVPISAGPAQVPIPAPMTITITLGKVKQSYADHYHLNNETGQCIKMTLPSQEVKAVSPAPDVEAAQSQPLIEQKLLEPAADSVTGTPSLRGVNTVDPGKMEAVSPPVTAASTKDDAPSFKQEVMVATAEVPPLAYMEASVPISAGPAQVPIPAPMTITITLGKVKQSYADHYHLNNETGQCIKTTLPAQEVKAVSPAPDVEAAQSQPLIEQKLLEPAADSVTGTPSLRGVNTVDPGKMEAVSPPVTAASTKDDAPSFKQERAATAEDPPLADMEASMPASAGPAQVPIPAPMTITVPLGKVKQSYADHDHLNRPRGRYVDVFATSELTVQVAPPNMLDVMAPMAIPDLIEHQDETGQCIKTTLSAQEVKAVSPAPDVEAAQSQPLIEQKLLEPAADSVTGTPSLRGVNTVDPGKMEAVSPPVTAASTKDDAPSFKQEVMVATAEVPPLAYMEASVPISAGPAQVPIPAPMTITITLGKVKQSYADHYHLNNETGQCIKTTLPSQEVKAVSPAPDVEAAQSQPLIEQKLLEPAADSVTGTPSLRGVNTVDPGKMEAVSPPVTAASTKDDAPSFKQEVMVATAEVPPLADMEASVPISAGPAQVPIPAPMTITVPLGKVKQSYADHYHLNNETGQCIKTTLPAQEVKAVSPAPDVEAAQSQPLIEQKLLEPAADSVTGTPSLRGVNTVDPGKMEAVSPPVTAASTKDDAPSFKQERAATAEDPPLADMEASMPASAGPAQVPIPAPMTITVPLGKVKQSYADHDHLNRPRGRYVDVFATSELTVQVAPPNMLDVMAPMAIPDLIEHQDETGQCIKTTLSAQEVMAVSPAPDVEAAQSQPLIEQKLLEPAADSVTGTPSLRGVNTVDPGKMEAVSPPVTAASTKDDAPSFKQEVMVATAEVPPLADMEASVPISAGPAQVPIPAPMTITVTLGKVKQSYADHYHLNNETGQCIKTTLPAQEVKAVSPAPDVEAAQSQPLIEQKLLEPAADSVTGTPSLRGVNTVDPGKMEPVSPPVTAASTKDDAPSFKQEETAATAEDPPLADMEAPQLQTLIDPLPVNTPKQPHVAPGSMKAVSLQVKTACTKNDELSFKRYCRGWLSWIIPRKKEAHLPDDKNKSIFWDESKQKWVDRNEPEEKTKAVPPPPMGPPLMPPRNTGSPTGSGGPSTALSTNGPPVNMFRRIGNKNRYVDIMKPSGDNTKPLESFVSPSMLTLWTPVVKTNIFNPAQVSAGDMVESVTQPCPPLAELSRPPTETETVHDPA, encoded by the exons GTCTACGATTTGGTAGATATAGATGGCAAGGCAAAGCGTAGGGCTAAGGGGACCCTTAGTGTAAAGGCTGTAGATGTCAGCAAACCTGGCGACTGGAGCGCCGCATCACAGCGCTTCAGGCAGTTGCTCTGTGCTGGCAGGGCAAAG GAGGCACTGGAATACGCTGTCCAGAAGGCGTTGTGGGGCCATGCCTTTCGACTGGCAAGCAGGATGGGCACCACAGAACTGCAAAGAGTTGTGGCAAG ATTTGCTGATTCTATGGAGGAGGGTGATCCCCTGAGGACTCTATATCAGATAGAGTCTGGAAGAATACCAGACGTTGCCACG CGTTGTGGTGAAAACTGGTACACTCATCTGGCCTCTGTTTTGACTGCGGTGTGTCCGAAAGATCTACGGATCACAACAGCAAAAATGATGGGAGAAAGCTTGA GATCGAAGGGCATGATGGAAGCATcccatttttgttttgtggcTGCTCAGATCCAGGTGGGCACACTATATAAAGTGCCATTAAAAGTTGAAATTGACCCTGACCAAAG AACTCCTCTTGTTCTAGAAGCAACGAAGGTTCCACTAGCTTTCAAG AAGGAGGTGACGGCGGCAAAAGCCGAAGATCCTACTCTCGCTGACATGGAGGCTTCAGTGCCTATCTCTGCAGGGCCAGCACAAGTGCCCATCCCAGCACCAATGACCATTACCGTCCCATTGGGAAAAGTGAAGCAGTCATATGCTGACCACTATCATCTGaata ATGAGACTGGACAGTGCATAAAAACGACTCTGTCTGCTCAG GAGGTGAAGGCTGTCTCTCCTGCTCCTGATGTGGAGGCTGCTCAATCACAGTCTCTGATAGAGCAGAAGCTTCTGAAACCAGCTGCTGATAGTGTCACTGGCACTCCATCACTCAGAGGAGTGAACACTGTGGATCCTGGCAAGATGGAGGCAGTGAGTCCTCCAGTAACAGCTGCCTTCACTAAGGATGACGCACCATCCTTTAAG caggagagagcagcAACAGCCGAAGATCCTCCTCTCGCTGACATGGAGGCTTCAATGCCCGCCTCTGCAGGGCCAGCACAAGTGCCCATCCCAGCACCAATGACCATTACCGTCCCATTGGGAAAAGTGAAGCAGTCATATGCTGACCACGATCATCTGaata GGCCCAGGGGGAGGTATGTGGATGTATTTGCAACATCAGAGCTGACAGTGCAAGTCGCTCCACCCAACATGCTGGACCTCATGGCACCAATGGCCATTCCTGACCTCATAGAACATCAAG ATGAGACTGGACAGTGCATAAAAACGACTCTGTCTGCTCAG GAGGTGATGGCTGTCTCTCCTGCTCCTGATGTGGAGGCTGCTCAATCACAGCCTCTGATAGAGCAGAAGCTTCTGGAACCAGCTGCTGATAGTGTCACTGGCACTCCATCACTCAGAGGAGTGAACACTGTGGATCCTGGCAAGATGGAGGCAGTGAGTCCTCCAGTAACAGCTGCCTCCACTAAGGATGATGCACCATCCTTTAAG CAGGAGGTGATGGTGGCAACTGCTGAAGTTCCTCCTCTCGCTTACATGGAGGCTTCAGTGCCCATCTCTGCAGGGCCAGCACAAGTGCCCATCCCAGCACCAATGACCATTACCATCACATTGGGAAAAGTGAAGCAGTCATATGCTGACCACTATCATCTGaata ATGAGACTGGACAGTGCATAAAAACGACTCTGCCTTCTCAG GAGGTGAAGGCTGTCTCTCCTGCTCTTGATGTGGAGGCTGCCCAGTCACAGCCTCTGATAGAGCAGAAGCTTCTGGAACCAGCTGCTGATAGTGTCACTGGCACTCCATCACTCAGAGGAGTGAACACTGTGGATCCTGGCAAGATGGAGGCAGTGAGTCCTCCAGTAACAGCTGCCTCCACTAAGGATGATGCACCATCCTTTAAG CAGGAGGTGATGGTGGCAACTGCTGAAGTTCCTCCTCTCGCTTACATGGAGGCTTCAGTGCCCATCTCTGCAGGGCCAGCACAAGTGCCCATCCCAGCACCAATGACCATTACCATCACATTGGGAAAAGTGAAGCAGTCATATGCTGACCACTATCATCTGaata ATGAGACTGGACAGTGCATAAAAATGACTCTGCCTTCTCAG GAGGTGAAGGCTGTCTCTCCTGCTCCTGATGTGGAGGCTGCCCAGTCACAGCCTCTGATAGAGCAGAAGCTTCTGGAACCAGCTGCTGATAGTGTCACTGGCACTCCATCACTCAGAGGAGTGAACACTGTGGATCCTGGCAAGATGGAGGCAGTGAGTCCTCCAGTAACAGCTGCCTCCACTAAGGATGATGCACCATCCTTTAAG CAGGAGGTGATGGTGGCAACTGCTGAAGTTCCTCCTCTCGCTTACATGGAGGCTTCAGTGCCCATCTCTGCAGGGCCAGCACAAGTGCCCATCCCAGCACCAATGACCATTACCATCACATTGGGAAAAGTGAAGCAGTCATATGCTGACCACTATCATCTGaata ATGAGACTGGACAGTGCATAAAAACGACTCTGCCTGCTCAG GAGGTGAAGGCTGTCTCTCCTGCTCCTGATGTGGAAGCTGCCCAGTCACAGCCTCTGATAGAGCAGAAGCTTCTGGAACCAGCTGCTGATAGTGTCACTGGCACTCCATCACTCAGAGGAGTGAACACTGTGGATCCTGGCAAGATGGAGGCAGTGAGTCCTCCAGTAACAGCTGCTTCCACCAAGGATGACGCACCATCCTTTAAG caggagagagcagcAACAGCCGAAGATCCTCCTCTCGCTGACATGGAGGCTTCAATGCCCGCCTCTGCAGGGCCAGCACAAGTGCCCATCCCAGCACCAATGACCATTACCGTCCCATTGGGAAAAGTGAAGCAGTCATATGCTGACCACGATCATCTGaata GGCCCAGGGGGAGGTATGTGGATGTATTTGCAACATCAGAGCTGACAGTGCAAGTCGCCCCACCCAACATGCTGGACGTCATGGCACCAATGGCCATTCCTGACCTCATAGAACATCAAG ATGAGACTGGACAGTGCATAAAAACGACTCTGTCTGCTCAG GAGGTGAAGGCTGTCTCTCCTGCTCCTGATGTGGAGGCTGCTCAATCACAGCCTCTGATAGAGCAGAAGCTTCTGGAACCAGCTGCTGATAGTGTCACTGGCACTCCATCACTCAGAGGAGTGAACACTGTGGATCCTGGCAAGATGGAGGCAGTGAGTCCTCCAGTAACAGCTGCCTCCACTAAGGATGATGCACCATCCTTTAAG CAGGAGGTGATGGTGGCAACTGCTGAAGTTCCTCCTCTCGCTTACATGGAGGCTTCAGTGCCCATCTCTGCAGGGCCAGCACAAGTGCCCATCCCAGCACCAATGACCATTACCATCACATTGGGAAAAGTGAAGCAGTCATATGCTGACCACTATCATCTGaata ATGAGACTGGACAGTGCATAAAAACGACTCTGCCTTCTCAG GAGGTGAAGGCTGTCTCTCCTGCTCCTGATGTGGAGGCTGCCCAGTCACAGCCTCTGATAGAGCAGAAGCTTCTGGAACCAGCTGCTGATAGTGTCACTGGCACTCCATCACTCAGAGGAGTGAACACTGTGGATCCTGGCAAGATGGAGGCAGTGAGTCCTCCAGTAACAGCTGCCTCCACTAAGGATGATGCACCATCCTTTAAG CAGGAGGTGATGGTGGCAACTGCTGAAGTTCCTCCTCTCGCTGACATGGAGGCTTCAGTGCCCATCTCTGCAGGGCCAGCACAAGTGCCCATCCCAGCACCAATGACCATTACCGTCCCATTGGGAAAAGTGAAGCAGTCATATGCTGACCACTATCATCTGaata ATGAGACTGGACAGTGCATAAAAACGACTCTGCCTGCTCAG GAGGTGAAGGCTGTCTCTCCTGCTCCTGATGTGGAAGCTGCCCAGTCACAGCCTCTGATAGAGCAGAAGCTTCTGGAACCAGCTGCTGATAGTGTCACTGGCACTCCATCACTCAGAGGAGTGAACACTGTGGATCCTGGCAAGATGGAGGCAGTGAGTCCTCCAGTAACAGCTGCTTCCACCAAGGATGACGCACCATCCTTTAAG caggagagagcagcAACAGCCGAAGATCCTCCTCTCGCTGACATGGAGGCTTCAATGCCCGCCTCTGCAGGGCCAGCACAAGTGCCCATCCCAGCACCAATGACCATTACCGTCCCATTGGGAAAAGTGAAGCAGTCATATGCTGACCACGATCATCTGaata GGCCCAGGGGGAGGTATGTGGATGTATTTGCAACATCAGAGCTGACAGTGCAAGTCGCCCCACCCAACATGCTGGACGTCATGGCACCAATGGCCATTCCTGACCTCATAGAACATCAAG ATGAGACTGGACAGTGCATAAAAACGACTCTGTCTGCTCAG GAGGTGATGGCTGTCTCTCCTGCTCCTGATGTGGAGGCTGCTCAATCACAGCCTCTGATAGAGCAGAAGCTTCTGGAACCAGCTGCTGATAGTGTCACTGGCACTCCATCACTCAGAGGAGTGAACACTGTGGATCCTGGCAAGATGGAGGCAGTGAGTCCTCCAGTAACAGCTGCCTCCACTAAGGATGATGCACCATCCTTTAAG CAGGAGGTGATGGTGGCAACTGCTGAAGTTCCTCCTCTCGCTGACATGGAGGCTTCAGTGCCCATCTCTGCAGGGCCAGCACAAGTGCCCATCCCAGCACCAATGACCATTACCGTCACATTGGGAAAAGTGAAGCAGTCATATGCTGACCACTATCATCTGaata ATGAGACTGGACAGTGCATAAAAACGACTCTGCCTGCTCAG GAGGTGAAGGCTGTCTCTCCTGCTCCTGATGTGGAGGCTGCCCAGTCACAGCCTCTGATAGAGCAGAAGCTTCTGGAACCAGCTGCTGATAGTGTCACTGGCACTCCATCACTCAGAGGAGTGAACACTGTGGATCCTGGCAAGATGGAGCCAGTGAGTCCTCCAGTAACAGCTGCTTCCACCAAGGATGACGCACCATCCTTTAAG CAGGAGGAGACAGCAGCAACTGCCGAAGATCCTCCTCTCGCTGACATGGAGGCTCCACAGTTACAGACTCTCATTGATCCGTTGCCGGTGAATACTCCGAAGCAGCCTCATGTTGCTCCTGGCAGCATGAAGGCAGTGAGTCTTCAAGTGAAGACTGCTTGCACCAAGAATGACGAACTATCCTTTAAG AGATATTGTAGGGGTTGGCTCTCGTGGATAATTCCTCGAAAGAAAGAAGCTCATCTCCCTGATGACAAAAACAAATCT ATTTTTTGGGATGAGTCTAAACAAAAATGGGTGGATCGGAATGAACCAGAGGAAAAG ACCAAAGCcgtcccaccaccacccatgggCCCTCCACTGATGCCCCCCAGGAACACAGGCAGTCCAACAGGAAGTGGTGGTCCATCTACTGCACTCTCCACCAATGGACCACCAGTCAACATGTTCCGAAGAATTG GAAATAAGAACCGATATGTTGACATCATGAAACCAAGTGGAGACAACACTAAGCCTTTGGAGTCTTTCGTTTCACCAAGCATGCTGACCCTGTGGACTCCTGTGGTCAAGACAAATATATTCAACCCAGCTCAAG TGAGTGCAGGGGATATGGTTGAAAGCGTTACACAGCCTTGTCCACCTTTGGCTGAGCTCTCAAGACCCCCTACTGAGACTGAG ACTGTGCATGACCCTGCTTAG